The following coding sequences are from one Hydra vulgaris chromosome 04, alternate assembly HydraT2T_AEP window:
- the LOC105843955 gene encoding alpha-1A adrenergic receptor has protein sequence MESYENSTIPARMNDHTTLSQQQVYWYTTSLYIIILKSLYLLLCFFLGIIGNLLVIIAIFKYTKLQTVTNFFILNLAITDFMFSAYGIPFIFVTTIAKRWLLGNVVCELVGFLNLLVMLTSIWTLVMISINRYLNVAKPNDIKTLYTKRRTFFIIIAVWVFSGLISFPPFIGWSVFRPDGCFCTFDVQKSKSYTIFIGLFAYVLPFHILIVLYMRTYFTLNKHKKKTRSNYSNDNSVVSSFTDKFSTLEKVPVSSVFDQTNRSYTSIIKKESKCIKYKNSSTAESEKTLIIKNFKQVQITKTLIILVSGFFICWTPVALGSTLYTFDVNFKGFPIMSFGIFCACLSCVINPIIYSVMNSNFRKYLFEAWKKLCDCIRCKKD, from the coding sequence atggAGTCATATGAAAATAGTACAATCCCAGCAAGGATGAATGATCATACAACATTGTCCCAACAGCAGGTTTATTGGTACACAACGTCATTGTACATAATCATACTTAAATCGCTATACttgcttttatgtttttttttaggcatAATAGGCAACTTGTTGGTAATTATCGCAATAttcaaatacacaaaattacaaacggttacaaatttttttattctaaaccTTGCAATAACAGATTTTATGTTTTCTGCATATGGtataccatttatttttgttacaacaaTTGCAAAACGATGGTTGCTAGGAAATGTTGTTTGTGAACTTGTTGGTTTTTTAAACCTGTTAGTTATGCTAACTTCAATTTGGACTCTTGTTATGATCAGTATCAATAGGTACTTAAATGTAGCTAAACCAAATGATATAAAGACACTCTACACAAAAAGAAGAACATTTTTCATTATCATTGCTGTTTGGGTATTTTCAGGGCTAATTTCGTTTCCACCTTTTATTGGATGGAGCGTATTTAGGCCTGATGGTTGTTTTTGTACATTTGATgttcaaaaatcaaaatcatataccatttttattggtttatttgCGTACGTGTTaccatttcatattttaattgtCTTATATATGCGCacatattttacattaaataaacataaaaaaaaaactagaagtaACTATAGCAACGACAATAGCGTTGTATCATCATTCACAGATAAATTCTCAACTTTGGAAAAAGTTCCTGTATCGTCAGTCTTTGATCAGACAAATAGAAGCTATACTTCAATCATAAAAAAAGAGAGCAAAtgcattaaatataaaaattcttcaaCAGCAGAAAGTGAAAAGACTTTGATCATAAAGAATTTCAAACAAGttcaaattacaaaaactttaataattcttgTATCCGGCTTTTTTATATGTTGGACCCCCGTAGCTTTGGGATCAACTTTGTATACTTTTGATGTAAATTTTAAAGGATTTCCAATAATGTCGTTCGGAATATTTTGTGCGTGTTTAAGTTGCGTAATAAATCCTATTATTTATTCGGTTATGAAtagtaattttagaaaatacttATTCGAAGCATGGAAAAAACTTTGTGATTGCATcagatgtaaaaaagattag